The genomic interval TCTTTGCAAATTGTTTAAGGATTAAAATCCGTGCCTTGACAAAGTAACGTATTCTTTAGATGTTGCTCCAGCACTAATCACTAATCCAGCACCTTCtcatttttttaaggaaattTTATAATTGCGTTGAATTTAGAATTaagtaatatttatttatgtgactGCGATGCCTGAAAGCAgacagatgttgttgttttttttttacattctctttttttttttcattctggaACTTAACACAAGGTCCAGCAGAGTCAGACCAAAATGTCCTCCGGTTATAAAAGATGTTATAAGGATTGCTTGTAGACTAAAATGGTTTaattttttaagtatttgtatcttttgacatgcagaaaaaaaatcaccaataTCAGATGTTagttcaacaacaaaaacctcctccttgtaacttttaaaaactgtaattgAATCTTCAGAATTCGTTCATCTGAATATAAAGCAGCACATAATAATATTTCATTcatgtgtgctttttttaatttttgagaATTAGTTTAACCTGATGTCAGGATAAACAgtttttatgttgtaaaatCTGCTCCACTGACCATTTGCATCATTGTTTTAAAGAgtcagtttctttttaaaagacaacacaTAGGCATTAAGACAACAACGTATTTCTTTTTGTGACCTCTGATAAtttatgattttgaaaaatctttGAAATGACTTTACAGTTGATCAAGCTGAGGTGGTTTTAGGACACAGCTTCTCAATGTTTTTAAGAGCGTTGATTAGATTGTGCAGGACCaaaggaaatttaaaaaagtattttgaaaaGCTATGAAAGGCACATTATTTAACCAGCATTACATGCAGCCCCAAAAGCAAAccagctttttttaattttcttgcATATTGtagttacataaaaaaaaacatttgtatctaattattattttgtgtattaAAATGTTGTAACTTTCTGTGCTCTTTGCAGTCATGGCTCCAAGACCAGAAGTGGGGACTGATTCCTCCCCCAGGCTCGGTatgttcttttctcttctcctctcttcacacttgtttttttttttttgttacacctTGTCTAACCTCCTTCCTGTCCTCTATAAGATGACAACACTATGTCTAAAGACATGGCCATCCTGCCAGCTTACTCTACTGTGGACCTGGTGAATGAGGACAAAGACCAGGATGATCCGTGGGATCTCCCGGAGCTCAAAGACACGGGGGTCAAGTGGTCAGGTGAGACAGCTCGCCATGATCATAGCacagtgtgtgttctttttttaaaaattgactctgattcactgttttattttcttctacaGAGCTGGACACTAAAGGGAAGCTTATGAGAGTGCTGAGCGGGATTGTAAAGTTCATCATGCTGCTCGGCCTCCTCTACCTGTTTATCTGCTCGCTGGATGTGCTCAGCTCAGCTTTTCAGCTGGTCGGAGGTAAAAATTATCCAAAGATTCATATTTATTATCCTGTATTGTAATCACAGCACAAACCTGCACACGGTTCATTTACAAAGTCCAACAAAGTGCTGCTTATTTAATGTGTGGACAGTGTTtttgacctgtgtgtgttttttgtgaacAGGCAAAGCCGCTGGTGACATCTTCCAGGACAATGCAGTGTTGAATAACCCTGTGGCCGGCCTGGTGATCGGTGTGTTAGTCACCGTGCTGGTGCAGAGCTCCAGCACGTCCTCCTCTATTGTGGTCAGCATGGTGTCCTCTGgatgtaagcacacacacatgtacgctcgctcacacacgcacacacatgcatgctcacacacaggcatgcacacacattcatcagCACTTAGAGAAAACatgcatgtgaaaaaaaaagactgcataAAATAAGTGGAAATAtattactgttttattttgaaacaagacaatgttaaagtgctttaaatttgaattatttcCAAGCAATTCTCCTCAGTGTTTAAATTTAAAGCCAATGCTGACGTGCCAAAAAACTGCAGGTCCTTGAGTGACCacatgaggctggctgcaaCAGCCATGTATGTCCCATTAGCAGCCATATTAACATGCAGGTactaaaaacatctgtttttgcTTCCACTGTACAgtaggggattttttttttatagctcaaCCGTTGTGAATATATTAATGCTAAAAGACGTGCCTAATTAGAGGTGTTGCTAACCCATTAGCATGTTGTACCTCAGCTGTGCCTCTTTGCCTGTTAATAGATTGACCAGAAGTTAGTTTGAGTCAGCATTCATGGCGACCATCATCCATTAACTTCAAAACTCTGTTTAAGAAacaaatgggtgacatcactgagaccatgtccatgttttatacagtctatgattttcTAAAGGCCAGCAGAAAGGTCGATACATGAAGGAAATACATGAGAAAATGAGCCCTCTTTCTCAGTTGGTTTATCATCTCAGTAAACCTTTTACTGATTAGTTTATGGTCCCAATCTCTCTCCTTGTCACTGCCCACTCGCCAAATTTGGTCATTCAAGACTCAAAAAACAAGACGGTGACAGCGATAAAATTCAACACCAGGCTTCAAAACAGCAGTCCACAAACTGTTACACACTGGTGGCTTTGTTTACCTCTTACATAAAAGTCTATAATGATACTCATAATCTTCAGTGCTGGATGTGGAGTCTGCAGTGCCAATCATCATGGGTGCCAACATTGGAACATCTGTCACCAACACCATCGTGGCCATGATGCAGGCAGGAGACAGAAATGAATTCCGCAGGTAAATCAGTGCTTAAAATGATAAACATCTTGTGATTAACAGAATAATATGAGAATAAAAACTCTAGAAACAGTGAGTGGTACATATTAAATACAGTGTTTCTTCACTTCCAGGGCATTTGCTGGTGCCACCGTCCATGACTTCTTTAACTGGCTGTCTGTGCTGATTCTTCTGCCCCTGGAAGTGGCCACAGGTGTTCTGTACAAAATCACCCACGAGTTAATCAAAGCCTTCAACATCCAGACTGGAGAGGATGCCCCCGACCTGCTCAATGTCATCACAGACCCTCTCACTGACTCCATCATCCAGGTAGAGTgtgtaaacattaaaataataaatctttaaaatgtgttttaacacattatttaaagacacctGAAATGGCAGGAAGtcatgatgagaaaaaaaaagtgtgttcaGGAGAGGGTAAGAACCTGCTGGCTTATACATCAGACTTTACCTCAACTtgtgcaggataaaaaaaagtatgctgACTTTGCAATAATAActtttaacattaacaaaaaaaggttaataGGAAAGTTGATAATGTTTTTGAAGTTCAGAAGCGATTACTCACTTTTATAAATCAGTTACAGAAAACTTTGGATTAACAAAAACTTGattaaaaacagatatttatGAATCTTTGTAGATTGCTGATAATCCCCTTTGACTGCCCAGTGTTGTAACCATAACATTCATATTCTCTTTGCCTCATTAATTTGCTTTCAACtaaaatgtgatgaaaaagAGGATGAGATATCTGAGGAAAAACCTTTTAGATGAACTGACATGCAAGAAAAATCTCTTCCAGTTCTTGTGTCTCAAGGATTGGAGTGTTattcaattattaaaaaatcatgttcagcaaaaaggttttttttttttataaaccatTGAAAAATCATGAATGTAAATAATAAGGGTCTCATTAAAGATCCCTGTGGCACTCTGCAAAAACTCCAATCTTAGCAAGTGTCTACTTTGTAGTCAAAAAAAGTTTCATAACGCTTAATATAAGCCACTGTATGTAATATTAACATCACATAATATGCAGTGTCATtgtaaaggtttattttcttGTGCTTTGTGTTCCTCAGCTGGACAAATCTGTGATCACTGGCATTGCAACCGGTGACCCGGCAGCGCGAAACAAGAGTCTGATCAAAGTATGGtgcaaaaaatacacaaacacggTAAGAGCTGCCTCACAGGCGTTAAGTGTTAGTTTGCCACATGCTGAAAATAGAACAGAAGCAGTAAAAACATGTGATGAAGCTGTGGTCACTCTGATTTTGTCTCTTAATGACTGGTATTGTCCTTATTGTTTCATGACCGCAGTGATTCTGTTGTTAGATCATACTTTTAAGGTTTGTTATTTCATAAAAGGTGTGTGATCATTAAAAGATTACCActgcattgtgtgtttttgaaagctgtttttgtctctcagtCTTTCTGGAACACAACAGTGGAGAACTGCTCTACCGGAGGTGTCTGCTGGGAGGAAGGAAACCAGACCTGGACCCAGATGAACTCGTCTTCGACCATATACCTGGAGAAATGTAAGCATGCTTCCATTAGTGAATACCCCCGGTgaaggaaagggaaaaaaaacaacatttacaaagcAATTAGGATTACCTGATCCACTGAAGCTCGCTGGAACATGAGACACATCAGCCCTTCTTCATGCCCACCCTCTGATGTCGGCACAATGAATACCTTTGAGTCCTTGTAGTGACTCAGCTAAAACCTCTCTGACCCTTCTGCCTGCTCAATAGGTCTATTCATGCTTTGTTATTGAAGCATCATATACTGGACCACTTCATCAATGTAGTCTATTAAAGgaaatgcttttgtttttcattaaaaaaatttgGAAACTTTCAATTTGATGAAACTTTCTTGAGTAAAAAACTGTCCCCAGTTTTCCTCCAAATAACTGGGTACTCTGTCCTGATTCACAGAAAGGTTTGCATGGCTTTTGCACTCCTTAAATAcatgcaaagggttaaatgAACCCCTAACTGCACTGCAGAAGAAACAGCATCTTTCTGTGCCACTGCCATTTGCGCTTCTTTAAATTTTGCAGTCATTTAGGGGGAAAAGTACCCCTTTCTATGCAAATCAGCCTCATTGCCTAAATCGtgtaatttacaaaaactggCACTAACAGCCACGTacagtaaaagttaaaaaaatcaccATCAACTGAGAGATGGTGGTAAATGCGCCACAGTTTATGTAAGGTATGAAATGCACAATCTTTCCAGTGACCCGGACAATAATAAATATCTGTTTATAAAGACTGTAAAAATATTACTCCAGCTATaactattatatatataaacaggGTTTAAACCAGTCCGAAGCCATCAGGGACTCAACACTTCATCCAAGTGTGTGGAGCCGTTACGCAAGGAAGAGGAtgcaagtgttgttttttttcttcaagttgcCCTTCTCTAATCCATTCAGGGAGGAagctgtttattaaaaaaagtgaaactcaTATCCCAATTTTTTATGGCTGGCCttatagtttaaaaataaacttggaAAAGTTTCCTCTCCCATCCTAGCTCATCATTTTTATGTGCTTTGTCAGCATGAGAGGACAGATCCACGCAGGTGCAGAttttctccacattcagacCCTAAACAGGAGCATACTGCACGGAGCAGGACCACTTTTTGGGCCTGAATAGCCCTATGTGGTGTGTGAATAAGACTGAGACCTTCCGACCTTGAGATAGCGGCAGCAATTGTTTGGTTCTACAAGCAGATGCGATTCATATTCAGTGAGACAGGCCCTCagtttttccatttatttttatcagcTCCATTTATCAAACAAGCTCGGCTATGAAGTGAGTCATGATGTACATGAAGCTATTTTTAGCGTACAGTGAACACTCATGTCCATCATCTCTTTGCAGGTAAACATATATTTGTCAATGTGAACTTGCCTGACCTGGCTGTAGGCCTCATCCTCctggctctgtctctgctcgTCCTCTGCTCCTGCCTCATCCTCATTGTCAAGCTGCTCAACTCTATGCTGAAGGGCCAGGTGGCTGTGGTGATCAAGAAGCTGCTCAACACAGGTAAAGAGAAAGGAAAATCATCATCAGATTTGATAAAACTCCTAATTTTCCTGGGGTCATGATGTGCCTGCTGCATCAGGTTTATTGCTCACCTCTGACCTTTCTGTTTGACATCAGACTTCCCCTTCCCCTTCGCTTGGGTCACCGGATACATCGCCATCATGGTGGGAGCAGGGATGACGTTTATTGTCCAGAGCAGCTCCGTCTTCACCTCAGCTATAACTCCTCTTGTTGGTAAGTCATTTTACATTAATGACCTCgcttgtttaattgttttttgtttggatcCCGCCATGACTTAAATCTTGATCTTAAACTTCTTTGACCAGGTATTGGTGTGATCAGCCTGGAGAGAGCCTATCCTCTGACTCTGGGCTCAAACATCGGAACCACAACCACGGCTATACTCGCTGCTATGGCTAGTCCCGGAGAAACACTAGCCAACTCCCTGCAGGTACCATGCTTTGCAGAATATCCAAGAAATACAGTTATGTTATAAATACATTAAAGTTATTCAGTTATTAAAAAGTTATGAATCATAATTTGTAAACTTAATTGTGAGCCAATTTGGGCACAAATTAGACTCTCAAAGCAGCTGTTTATTTGCCCAGCATGTGGAAATACTGTTTAGTGTGTTTGAGCTTGCAGTCTGGAGTGACAGACTGGTCAAACAAAGCAGGACTTTCACCAAGGAGACTAATCTTTTGAGTCCTGTGTGAAACAGTTGATACCTTAGGTGTCTGTACAGTTATCCATAAGGGAGCCGTGAGAAAAACCTTCACACTTGATGACAGTCGGTGAGAAAGAGTTGGACTGTATAGTTTATTTATAGTATCCTACAGAACATTGTTTGCTAATATGCTGACGAGCTACTCTTATAAATAGATTGTAAGAagattttgtttaattattctGAATCTTAGGAGGATTAATCCTGATGGTAAATCCCAATACTTCTATTCTAGAGCAACACTATTAGATTGACAAATTGGTTTATCGTGGAACATTTCAAGTGCTATTTAATGAAGTGAAGTAAATATTCATGTTCTCTaaacttaaagaaacaaaactaaaagatgCCTAGGATAGCTTATTATCCAATTTGGGGCTTTTGACtttatttagataggacagAAGATAGAAtatgaaatcagagagagagagagagagagagtgggtggaTGACATGTAGGAATGGAGCCAAAGGTCATTCTTAAAATGTAGTTTACCTGCTTGTATCTGTTTAAACATCATATTAGACTCAATATTTATGAATTTGTGAGTagaaaaacaagacataaaaagaTGTCACTTTGGGTAGATGGCCATTCATAATGTTTGCTGCTAGCATGGATGTAGTtgttatttcagtattttaagtattttgttATGTGTATTCTTTCCTAGATTGCACTTTGTCACTTCTTCTTCAACATCTTTGGGATCGCTCTGTGGTATCCCATCCCCTTCATGCGGTTGCCCATCCGGCTGGCCAGAGGTCTGGGGAACCACACGGCTCAGTACCGCTGGTTCGCCGCCCTCTACCTCTTCCTGTGCTTCCTGGTCTTGCCTCTGACCGTGTTCGGCCTGTCGGTGGCCGGCTGGCAGGTCCTGGTGGGTGTCGGCGTTCCCATCGTCTTACTGGTGATCTTTGTGATCATCGTCAATGTCATGCAGTCTCGCTGCGTTCGCTACCTGCCCAAGTGCCTCCGCACCTGGGACTTCCTGCCCCGTCCCCTGCACTCCATGGAGCCCTGGGACGCCGTGGTGACCGCCACCTTCGGATTCTGCGGGcgacactgctgctgctgctgcaagtGTTCCAACTGCTGCAGTAAACGGGAGGAGGAGGCGATGACAAGCATCAGCAAGAAAAGTCTGGAGATGTACGACAATCCAACCCTGACGAGAGATGACGATCCAAAGATTATCAAAGCATCTCAGTTTTAAGATTATTCAGTGAAAACACGCCCAACTCAATGCAATAATGTAAGCGTCTGTAATTCTTCATGCCTGCTCAGGGTGTGGTCTGTCCATGATTTGTCGATAAGCACTCCATGTTCATCTCTCTTTTACTGTCCTGCTGGAGAACATGCACACAAGTGTTGGACATATTATTATAAAccggctgtttttgtttttgttatgtctataatgtttattttatgatgtgttttTCTCAGACTCACTTATCTGCTAACTCTGGGTGATGCcaacttatttttatatttttttatgagatGTATAAAAGACATTTggtttttatctttctttgaattttaaacctttttaaatttcaaaatattcctgtagcatttaaaatgtttgttatcCTGCAGTATttaagactctttaatatttgtaaataaaataaattcatatttttacgTGGCAGTGTTGTCGCTTCTTTTATCTGTACCTGCAGCATCACTTTTACGCAGACGACACAGTGCTGATAGAGCGGTCAGAAGTCAAAGTCATCAATAGTTATCTTAATAAGTTTATTTGATTGTCAGCTCAGTGATCAGAAGACTCACCGGCTTCCTGTAAGTGTGACAGTCATTTTCCTCCATATCAGATTGACCGTTAAACAGTAAACAGGCAAAGTCCACTCAGCGTAAATGAAGAGTAATATTTTCTGGGAAACTTTTGATCCCCTTTGTGATTCAGTTTACAAAGATTTATAAGAGACACAtttgtataaaatgttattaagtGTAAAGTCTATAATTGAGGCAAGGCTGAAAATTTTACCAGTTTAGGTCCTTAATGGGACCAGTAACAGCAGGA from Labrus mixtus chromosome 3, fLabMix1.1, whole genome shotgun sequence carries:
- the slc34a2b gene encoding solute carrier family 34 member 2b — its product is MAPRPEVGTDSSPRLDDNTMSKDMAILPAYSTVDLVNEDKDQDDPWDLPELKDTGVKWSELDTKGKLMRVLSGIVKFIMLLGLLYLFICSLDVLSSAFQLVGGKAAGDIFQDNAVLNNPVAGLVIGVLVTVLVQSSSTSSSIVVSMVSSGLLDVESAVPIIMGANIGTSVTNTIVAMMQAGDRNEFRRAFAGATVHDFFNWLSVLILLPLEVATGVLYKITHELIKAFNIQTGEDAPDLLNVITDPLTDSIIQLDKSVITGIATGDPAARNKSLIKVWCKKYTNTSFWNTTVENCSTGGVCWEEGNQTWTQMNSSSTIYLEKCKHIFVNVNLPDLAVGLILLALSLLVLCSCLILIVKLLNSMLKGQVAVVIKKLLNTDFPFPFAWVTGYIAIMVGAGMTFIVQSSSVFTSAITPLVGIGVISLERAYPLTLGSNIGTTTTAILAAMASPGETLANSLQIALCHFFFNIFGIALWYPIPFMRLPIRLARGLGNHTAQYRWFAALYLFLCFLVLPLTVFGLSVAGWQVLVGVGVPIVLLVIFVIIVNVMQSRCVRYLPKCLRTWDFLPRPLHSMEPWDAVVTATFGFCGRHCCCCCKCSNCCSKREEEAMTSISKKSLEMYDNPTLTRDDDPKIIKASQF